One Spirochaetota bacterium DNA window includes the following coding sequences:
- a CDS encoding TetR/AcrR family transcriptional regulator has translation MNKKDLIIDTAIEILKESNYHNMKTSIIAKKLNIAEGTIYIYFNSKKEIFIEAIEKVSNNLLNFFIDIIDKERSLKENLENLANNFLINNEFFFNNYNVLYKSFSEVDDDKIKEKLSLIFDKSISYIYEKITQIKELTNKKIEKEKIKLIILFLWGLGDISWKKWTISNKNLIEEFDYRIIVDFIYSLLEI, from the coding sequence ATGAATAAAAAAGATTTAATTATTGATACTGCAATCGAGATACTAAAAGAATCAAATTATCATAATATGAAAACTTCCATTATAGCAAAAAAGCTAAATATTGCTGAAGGCACTATATATATATATTTCAATTCTAAAAAGGAGATTTTTATCGAAGCAATAGAGAAAGTCTCAAACAATCTACTTAACTTTTTTATTGATATTATAGATAAAGAAAGATCTCTTAAGGAAAATTTAGAAAACTTAGCTAATAATTTTTTAATAAATAATGAATTCTTCTTCAATAATTATAATGTACTTTATAAATCATTTTCAGAAGTTGATGATGATAAAATTAAAGAAAAGCTTTCATTGATATTTGATAAAAGTATAAGCTATATCTATGAAAAAATAACACAAATTAAAGAATTAACTAATAAAAAAATTGAAAAGGAGAAAATAAAATTGATTATTCTCTTTTTATGGGGTTTAGGGGATATTTCATGGAAAAAATGGACAATAAGTAATAAAAATTTAATAGAAGAATTTGATTATAGAATAATTGTAGATTTCATTTATTCACTACTTGAAATATAA
- a CDS encoding NAD-dependent epimerase/dehydratase family protein, whose amino-acid sequence MVCITGGTGHLGNVLIRKLIEKNSMQNEKEKIRVLVFPTDSIDHIKDLDVDIVYGDVRDKNSLIKAFDNCDIVYHLASYISIIPGEKRILESINIKGVENVVDACKICNVKRLVYVSSIHAFQDIPIGQVIDENTPISPELAIGDYGKSKAKATLYVKEKAKDYIDAVIACPTGIIGPYDFKISRMGKFFLDFVNSKIPFNITGEYNFVDVRDVAEALILLSEKGKRGEVYILGGETIKIPKIIEYFSEYSGKRRPKITLPIWILYLIVPFLNLYYLIFKKPGNITLESIKILQSNANISYEKAKKDINYKPRPIKETIKDMVFWFKSYLNMC is encoded by the coding sequence ATGGTTTGTATAACTGGTGGAACTGGTCATCTTGGAAATGTTCTTATTAGAAAATTAATTGAAAAAAACTCAATGCAAAATGAAAAAGAAAAAATTAGAGTTTTAGTTTTTCCAACAGATTCTATTGATCACATTAAAGATTTGGATGTTGACATTGTTTATGGGGATGTAAGAGACAAAAATTCCCTTATTAAAGCTTTTGATAACTGTGACATAGTTTACCATTTAGCAAGTTATATTAGTATAATTCCTGGGGAAAAAAGAATTTTGGAATCAATTAATATTAAAGGAGTAGAAAATGTAGTTGATGCTTGTAAAATTTGCAATGTTAAAAGACTTGTTTATGTTTCTTCAATACATGCTTTTCAAGATATTCCTATTGGCCAAGTTATTGATGAAAATACTCCTATTTCCCCAGAACTTGCTATTGGAGACTATGGAAAATCTAAAGCAAAAGCTACTTTATACGTAAAAGAAAAAGCAAAAGATTACATTGATGCAGTTATAGCATGCCCAACAGGAATCATTGGCCCTTATGATTTTAAAATATCAAGGATGGGAAAATTTTTTCTCGACTTTGTAAATTCTAAAATTCCTTTCAACATAACAGGAGAATACAATTTTGTAGATGTAAGAGATGTTGCTGAAGCTCTAATTTTACTTTCGGAAAAAGGGAAAAGAGGAGAAGTTTACATTTTAGGTGGTGAAACAATTAAAATACCTAAAATTATCGAATACTTTTCAGAATACTCTGGTAAAAGAAGACCAAAAATTACTTTACCAATTTGGATTTTGTATCTAATTGTTCCTTTTTTAAATCTTTACTATTTAATTTTTAAAAAACCTGGTAATATTACTTTAGAATCTATAAAAATATTGCAAAGTAACGCAAATATATCTTATGAAAAAGCAAAAAAAGATATTAATTATAAACCTAGACCTATTAAAGAAACTATAAAAGATATGGTTTTTTGGTTTAAAAGTTATTTAAATATGTGCTAA